Below is a genomic region from Methanofollis sp. UBA420.
CCGCACCGGCCTCGGCAAAGGGGTCGGTCTTCTCCACCGCGATATTGTACCTAGCCGCCACCTTCTGGAGGGTCTCCTTCCGCTCGCCGCCTGTCACCTGCACGAGCAGGGTCCGGGTCGGGAGAGTCTGCATGAAGGCGACGAGGGCGTGCTGGTCGGGAGCGAGTTCCTGGACCGAATCGGTGGCGAGGATATCGGGCTCCTCCACGGCGACGAGCCTGGAGAGCCTGAACGCCGTCACCTGCGAGGTCGAGACGACCGTCCCGTCCTCCAGGACGACGAGAGCGTACAGCGGCCGCTGGGTCCTGGACCGCACCGACCCCCTGATAATGTCGATCCCGAAGACCTTCACCTGACCACCAATCCCACCGCCTCCTCGGTGGGATAGTCTATCCTGTACTTCCTCCTGAAAAACCTGAGCACGTTCTCGATATCGCGCCGCAGGATGACGTCGGCATTCGGGTGGTCGGTCCCGATCCACTGAGGCCAGTCGATGATCCAGACCTCGCTGTCATCGACCATCACATTGTACTCGGAGAGGTCGCCGTGGATGAAACCCTTTGCATAGGCACGCCTCACATTCTCCAGGATCTTGTCGAGGACAGGCCGCGGCTCCTCAAGGGTGCACCGGTTGAGGTTCACACCGGGGATCTGCGACATCACGACGACATGGCGGGAGCGCTCGATCGGCAGCGGCACCGAGACCTCGGGAGAGAGTTGCTGGAGGGCGGTGAACTCCTGCTCTGCCGAGCGTGCGGACGCGAAGACCCAGGGGCAGTGTCCCGAATCCGGCATATAGCCCCGCTCTTTCCGCACTGCCTGAAAGGACTGCTGGCCCACATGGTGGAACTTCAGGACGACAGGGCCGAGGCCGAGGCCCTCGTAGACCTCCGACTCCTTCCCGACGCCAATAAGGCTGCCGAGTGCCGTGACCGCCCCTTTCTTCGTGAGGGTGTGGAGGGCGATGGTGTCGTACCCCCCGAAGATCAGGGCATAGCCCGGATAGGGAACGGCGTCGTAGCGCACCATATCCCACTCGATGAGACGCTGGAGGCGATATTCAAGTTCCGAGTCAGACAACTTTGTCGAAGCCTTCAGGGCGTCCAGGGGCACCCACTCGTATCGCTGCATGAGCCGCTCGAGGGATAAGAGGACGCGAAGGTCGTATTTATGAAGCGCCCTGACGCGCTCTGGAGAAACTGGCATGAATACTACAGATTATATCAGGTAGCGGGATAAAAGTTGATTGGGTCAGGGCAATGAAGTGCTCAAAGTGCAGGAGAGACGCCGTCATCTTCCAGCGTTATTCAGGGCTCCGACTCTGCCGCGACCACTTCATCGCCGACGTGGAGGCGAAGGCGAAACGGGAGATCAGGCGGCAGCGCTGGTTGGCCACTGGCGACGTCATCGCCGTCCTCCTCCGGGGGGACCTGGCCTCGGCCGCTCTTCTCCGCTTCCTGGTGACGGCCTTCGGGGGGCGGCCCGACATCTCGGTCCTCGCCCTAGCCACGGACGATGGGGCCGACACCGCCAGGCAGATCGCCCGGAACCTCGGCGTCCCCTACCATGAGGTGACAGGAGGGCGCGACCCGGAAACGGTCGCACAGGACCTCGGGGCGACGAAAATCGCCGTCGAGACAGTCCTCGACGACATCGCCCTTGACGTGCTGGTGACCGCCCTCGAAGGTGGCGCCGACAGCCTGGCAGGGCCCAGGGAAACAGAACCGTCTCCCCTCCCGCGGATCGCACCCTTCTCGACCATCCCCGCGGAGGAGGTCGCCCTCTATGCACGCCTCACCCTGGAACACGCCGTGGAGGCTCCAGCGCAGGCCTCCAAAGGCCTCGGGGCCGATGCACGGGCCCTCCTTGACGACTATACCGGCCGCCACCCGGCAACGAAGTTCGCCCTCAAAAATCTCAGGGACGAACTCTCCGCGATTTGCCGGGACAGCGGGGGGATGCGATGAGGAGGCCGGGCACCCTGTGGCAGCAGGTCACGGCCATGCCGCGGGCCCGGATCATCCTCTACCTCAGCCTCCTTGCGTCCTACCTCATCGTCTTCACCGTGATCGTACGGCATGTCTTTCCCCTCTGGGAGGGGCGGGCCCTCTCGTGGGAGGAGGCCGCCCTCTTTGTCGTGGAGACTATCACCACCGTTGGCTACGGCGACCTCCTGCCCTTCCAGAGCGGGTACACGATCCTCCTTGCCATCCTGATGATCGCAAGCGGCGTCTTCCTCATCTTCATGCTCATCCCTCTCCTCCTCGCACCGGCGATCTCCGAACACCTCAGGGCCGACCCGCCCGGCGTCCTCCCCTCGCCCCTGAAGGGCCATGTGATCATCGTCGGCCCGGGGGAGATGATCTGGTCACTCATCGAGAGTCTCAGCATCGCCGACCTCCCCATCGTCATCGTCGAGGAGCAGAAGGAACGGGCAAAGCAGTTTCTGGAGCACTTCGGGAAAGAGGCGTGGGTGGTCAGGGGCGATTACGCCCGGGCCGCCACCTGGAGAAACGCCTGCATCAAGGATGCCGACACCGTCGTCGTCTGCGAACGTGAAGGGGTCGCCGCCTCGATCATCCTCGGCATCAGGGGGATGACGCGGGGGCGGATCATCGCCGTCGTCGACAACCCGACCTACGACCGGTACCTCAGGTACGCCGGGGCCGAATACATCCTCTCCCCGAAGAACACGGCAGGAAAGATCCTCGGGCGGCACGCGGCCGCATGGAGGCCGGGGGAGACGATCCTGGGATCTGCCGGGGACGGGGGCGAGGGGACGGCCGGTCTCACCCTGGTCAGCATCCCGATCACTGCCGGGTCCCATGCCGCAGGGCGGACCCTCGCCGAACTGGCACTCCTGGAAAAATACAATGCTTCCGCACTCTTCTTCTGGAAGGGCGGACGTTTCATCGCCATCCCGGCGGCAAGCGATAGGCTGGACGTCGCGACGATGCTCGTTCTCCTCGGCACGGCCGAGGGCATCAGGCGGGCGTCGGCAGAGGTCTTTGCCGGGGAGGGAGACAGCGGCGAGGTTGTCATCATCGCGGGCCTCGGGGACGTCGGGAAGGCGGCCGGCCGCGAACTCGCCGTCGCAGGTA
It encodes:
- a CDS encoding tRNA(Ile)-lysidine synthase, which encodes MKCSKCRRDAVIFQRYSGLRLCRDHFIADVEAKAKREIRRQRWLATGDVIAVLLRGDLASAALLRFLVTAFGGRPDISVLALATDDGADTARQIARNLGVPYHEVTGGRDPETVAQDLGATKIAVETVLDDIALDVLVTALEGGADSLAGPRETEPSPLPRIAPFSTIPAEEVALYARLTLEHAVEAPAQASKGLGADARALLDDYTGRHPATKFALKNLRDELSAICRDSGGMR
- a CDS encoding potassium channel family protein, translating into MRRPGTLWQQVTAMPRARIILYLSLLASYLIVFTVIVRHVFPLWEGRALSWEEAALFVVETITTVGYGDLLPFQSGYTILLAILMIASGVFLIFMLIPLLLAPAISEHLRADPPGVLPSPLKGHVIIVGPGEMIWSLIESLSIADLPIVIVEEQKERAKQFLEHFGKEAWVVRGDYARAATWRNACIKDADTVVVCEREGVAASIILGIRGMTRGRIIAVVDNPTYDRYLRYAGAEYILSPKNTAGKILGRHAAAWRPGETILGSAGDGGEGTAGLTLVSIPITAGSHAAGRTLAELALLEKYNASALFFWKGGRFIAIPAASDRLDVATMLVLLGTAEGIRRASAEVFAGEGDSGEVVIIAGLGDVGKAAGRELAVAGTPTIVIDRKDPAADVVGKAEDEEVLKKAHIEDATTCIVALNNDDTNIFTTLMARNLNPGIRILARANEPASVDKLYLAGADFVTLLPTIGGQAIAGVILSESVRILLDLPDGQKVVMRRAMKRAQASVSRVKARCGVRVAGIEREGRAVVAPGDAEVINQGDVVIAIGDAQALRRFIRTV
- a CDS encoding serine/threonine-protein kinase RIO2; protein product: MPVSPERVRALHKYDLRVLLSLERLMQRYEWVPLDALKASTKLSDSELEYRLQRLIEWDMVRYDAVPYPGYALIFGGYDTIALHTLTKKGAVTALGSLIGVGKESEVYEGLGLGPVVLKFHHVGQQSFQAVRKERGYMPDSGHCPWVFASARSAEQEFTALQQLSPEVSVPLPIERSRHVVVMSQIPGVNLNRCTLEEPRPVLDKILENVRRAYAKGFIHGDLSEYNVMVDDSEVWIIDWPQWIGTDHPNADVILRRDIENVLRFFRRKYRIDYPTEEAVGLVVR